From a single Lewinella sp. LCG006 genomic region:
- a CDS encoding aspartate:alanine exchanger family transporter: MIEAFKSSPVLLLFVVSAIGYWIGNIPIRGAKLGVAAVLFAGLAFGAIDPGLAVPDIIIVLGLSMFVYTIGLSSGPSFFSTFRAQGLRNFAFIIVMLGLSALITVGMYYLFDLDAATAAGLLAGSSTNTASLAGLLDLIQLSQPAELQEAMANAAVVGYSLSYPMGVLGVMFAINIMQKWLKINYQQEAAQQAGDLFSSENITRRTIVITNPAMEDKTIRAIFQHFKRQLVFGRMQRSGIDELPNMDTRLQLGDRIVLVGNTKVIDEATLLLGRTDVKELSYDRSSYDVRRLFVSNPKIAGEKIASLNLTEKFSTIITRVQRGDVDLLASGNTVLELGDRVLLVARRSDFDELKKLFGNSYEALNHINLLSFGSGMALGLLLGMVTFTLPGGVSFNLGFAGGPLIVALILGALRRTGPIVWTLPFGANLVLRQLGLILLLASIGIRSGHTFLNTILAGGGGWLFLAGTIIATATAFITLWLGYRWLKIPFGLLTGMVATQPAILEHALHQAGNKLPTLGYTLILPIVLITKILFVQLLFAFLS; this comes from the coding sequence ATGATTGAAGCGTTCAAATCTTCACCGGTATTATTACTTTTTGTGGTCTCTGCGATTGGCTACTGGATCGGCAATATCCCTATCCGTGGCGCCAAGCTTGGGGTAGCAGCGGTACTCTTTGCGGGCCTGGCCTTTGGTGCTATAGATCCGGGGTTGGCAGTACCCGACATCATCATCGTTTTGGGGCTTTCTATGTTTGTTTATACCATTGGGCTTAGTAGTGGCCCCAGTTTCTTTTCTACCTTTCGGGCACAGGGGCTACGTAATTTTGCCTTCATCATCGTCATGCTAGGGCTTTCTGCCCTGATCACGGTTGGTATGTATTACCTCTTTGATCTCGATGCTGCTACGGCTGCCGGGTTGCTTGCCGGAAGCTCCACCAATACGGCATCACTAGCTGGTTTGCTGGATCTGATCCAACTTTCGCAACCTGCCGAACTACAAGAGGCGATGGCCAACGCCGCAGTTGTGGGCTATTCCCTCTCCTACCCCATGGGCGTCCTTGGTGTAATGTTTGCGATCAATATCATGCAGAAGTGGCTAAAAATCAACTACCAGCAGGAAGCAGCCCAACAAGCAGGCGACCTTTTTTCCAGTGAAAACATCACCAGAAGAACCATCGTCATCACCAACCCGGCGATGGAAGATAAAACCATCCGCGCCATTTTTCAGCATTTCAAACGCCAGTTGGTCTTCGGTCGGATGCAACGTAGCGGAATTGACGAGCTTCCTAATATGGACACCCGCCTCCAGTTGGGCGATCGCATCGTCCTCGTTGGCAATACCAAAGTCATTGATGAAGCGACCCTTCTCCTAGGCCGAACCGATGTCAAAGAGCTCTCTTATGACCGCAGCTCTTATGATGTTCGCCGCTTGTTTGTCTCCAACCCCAAAATTGCTGGCGAAAAAATTGCCTCGCTCAACCTCACCGAAAAATTCTCCACCATTATTACCAGGGTTCAACGCGGCGATGTAGACCTGCTGGCCAGCGGCAATACCGTATTGGAACTGGGAGACCGCGTATTGCTCGTTGCCCGTCGTTCAGATTTTGATGAGCTGAAAAAACTATTTGGCAACAGCTACGAAGCCCTCAACCACATCAACCTATTATCCTTTGGCTCTGGCATGGCCCTTGGTTTGTTGCTGGGCATGGTCACGTTCACCCTCCCCGGAGGTGTTTCTTTCAACCTGGGTTTTGCGGGTGGGCCACTGATTGTTGCTTTGATACTGGGAGCCCTGCGGCGTACAGGGCCCATTGTTTGGACCCTACCTTTTGGTGCCAACCTGGTCTTGCGACAGCTCGGCCTTATCTTATTGTTGGCTAGTATCGGCATACGATCTGGTCATACCTTCCTCAACACCATCTTAGCGGGTGGAGGTGGTTGGCTTTTTCTCGCGGGAACCATTATTGCTACTGCCACCGCTTTTATCACGCTCTGGTTAGGCTATCGCTGGCTAAAAATTCCTTTTGGTTTACTTACCGGAATGGTAGCTACTCAGCCCGCTATCCTGGAACACGCGCTTCACCAGGCGGGCAATAAATTACCCACCCTGGGGTATACCTTAATTCTGCCCATCGTCTTAATTACAAAAATCCTTTTTGTACAACTCTTGTTTGCCTTTTTGAGTTGA
- the rplM gene encoding 50S ribosomal protein L13: MNTLSYKTQPAKPSTVDRKWHIIDAEGMIVGRMATTIASVLRGKHKPDFTPHFDNGDYVIVINADKVRFTGLKMDQKIYLRHTGYPGGQRATKAKELLVKKPIAIVETAVRGMLPKTKLGRAQYKKLFVYAGAEHPHAAQKPQALEL, encoded by the coding sequence GTGAACACATTAAGCTATAAAACACAGCCGGCTAAGCCTTCAACGGTAGATCGTAAGTGGCACATCATCGACGCAGAAGGGATGATTGTAGGCCGTATGGCTACGACGATTGCCTCCGTACTGCGTGGTAAGCATAAGCCTGATTTCACGCCGCATTTCGACAATGGGGATTACGTGATTGTAATCAACGCGGACAAGGTTCGTTTTACTGGCCTGAAAATGGATCAGAAGATTTACCTACGCCACACGGGTTACCCAGGTGGTCAGCGTGCTACCAAAGCGAAGGAGCTATTGGTGAAGAAGCCAATTGCGATTGTGGAAACTGCCGTACGTGGTATGTTGCCTAAGACCAAGCTAGGTCGTGCGCAATACAAGAAACTGTTCGTTTACGCTGGTGCTGAGCATCCACATGCAGCACAGAAGCCACAAGCGCTCGAACTTTAA
- the rpsI gene encoding 30S ribosomal protein S9 yields MEMINTIGRRKAAVARIYLTQGTGNVTINGKTLTEYFPQSHIQHKVLDPFSTVEIDSKIYDIKVNVDGGGYKGQAEAIRMAIARALVKLNEDFRKALKDQKFLMRDARIVERKKYGKPKARKSFQFSKR; encoded by the coding sequence ATGGAAATGATCAATACGATCGGAAGAAGAAAAGCTGCTGTAGCCCGCATTTATTTGACGCAGGGTACTGGCAACGTTACCATCAATGGTAAGACTTTGACCGAATACTTTCCCCAGTCTCACATCCAACACAAAGTGCTTGATCCATTCAGCACCGTTGAGATTGATAGCAAGATCTACGATATCAAAGTAAACGTAGACGGTGGTGGTTACAAAGGACAAGCTGAGGCTATCCGGATGGCAATTGCCCGGGCATTGGTGAAGCTTAACGAAGACTTCCGCAAGGCACTCAAGGACCAGAAGTTCCTGATGCGTGATGCGCGTATTGTAGAACGTAAGAAATACGGTAAGCCTAAGGCCCGTAAGAGCTTCCAGTTCTCTAAGCGTTAA
- the rpsB gene encoding 30S ribosomal protein S2, with protein MEKPNYKELLASGVHFGHLKKKWNPKMSPYIFAERKGIHLIDLNRTLECLERAGQAARQMARAGKKVLFVATKKQAREIVADAARSVDMPFVTDRWLGGMMTNFATIRRSVRKMQNIERMLADGSLSSITKKERLTLTREHAKLDKVLGGIANLNRTPSAMFIVDIHHEHIAIAEAHKLGVRTIGIVDTNSDPNQVDYPIPGNDDASKSIAIITNYITEMIKLGQQERKSEKAEKEKA; from the coding sequence ATGGAAAAGCCTAATTATAAAGAGTTGCTCGCATCCGGTGTACACTTCGGGCACCTCAAGAAGAAGTGGAATCCTAAGATGTCTCCCTATATCTTCGCGGAACGCAAAGGAATTCACCTAATTGATTTGAACCGTACCCTGGAGTGTTTGGAGCGTGCTGGACAAGCTGCTCGCCAGATGGCCAGAGCGGGTAAGAAAGTATTATTCGTAGCCACAAAGAAGCAAGCGCGCGAGATTGTTGCTGATGCAGCACGTAGCGTAGATATGCCTTTCGTAACCGATCGTTGGTTGGGAGGTATGATGACCAACTTTGCTACCATTCGTCGTTCTGTACGTAAAATGCAGAACATCGAGCGGATGTTGGCGGATGGTTCTTTGAGCAGCATTACGAAGAAGGAGCGCCTGACGCTGACGCGCGAACACGCTAAATTGGACAAGGTACTAGGTGGTATTGCCAACCTGAACCGTACGCCTTCAGCGATGTTTATCGTAGATATTCACCACGAGCACATTGCCATTGCGGAAGCTCACAAATTAGGAGTACGTACGATTGGTATCGTTGATACCAACTCTGATCCTAACCAGGTGGATTACCCAATTCCAGGGAATGATGATGCCTCTAAGTCGATTGCTATTATTACCAACTACATCACGGAAATGATCAAGTTGGGCCAGCAAGAGCGTAAGTCTGAAAAGGCAGAGAAAGAGAAAGCCT